Within Porites lutea chromosome 2, jaPorLute2.1, whole genome shotgun sequence, the genomic segment ggaggtggggcgccccacctccaaagcaagggaaaagcgccctggggatgaggttgaacAAGgccaagaaaaaacataaaaaagacCAGAGGcccatttctcgaaagtcccaataattaacgggcccggaaGCTGTTGCAGTTTACATTCAAGACAgagatttcaatagttttgcagatcaacatgataaaactattagTAAACAAAACATAATGGACTGGTTTGCCAGCTAGAACCAGCACCTAGGGTTAGGGGTCTCTAGATTTTGATTGAATATTTAATTTCGGACctgaaaagttaccgggactttcaaGAAATGGGCCCCAGGCCCCTTTTAATCTAACAGACTGGATGAGCAGCCGCACCCACACCCCCCGCTTACTAAAGAtctggcccgggttgctcgaagcatggttagtgctaaccagcgttaaataccatggaaacctatacattttgatacctcttaaccaacggttagcgctaaccaggcttcgagcaaccggcccctgaTATTAACAACAGTCCCATTCAGTTTTCACAACACTAAAACACACCCCTTGttcaggactacactcaccCGCCAATCATAACAGTCCACTTACTTTACCATGACATAACTCATGGGTTCAGACAATTTATTTAGCCTGCTTAGCTGCATTTTTGgaggggggcagggggggggggggggaagtaaGAGATAGAGTGCACAAAAGTTTACCCAAGGTCAAACCAGAAAACCAAGGGAAGACGGGGTGGGAGGGGAGAAGGCAGTAAGAAACCCCAGTTTTTTCTCTCCCTCTCcctcattattttcttttttgacctTGCACATGGCCGTATAAACAcgaatcaaaaaagaaaatcacaCCAAAAAAAGCCAGCTATGCAGGCCAACCATCTACTTTGTCTAtcttcaatattttttaatatagtATATCATTTATATTTATACATGTGGCAGAGCATTCCATGCTAATCAGTGATCTTGAAACTCATTCAGATGAGGACTACaaaagagtttctttttctgaacAAGACCTTGATATTTCATGCTACTCCCTTACTGTCAAACTTGGTGAAATATGAACACCCGAAATATCTCGTGAATGTTGATTTTGcagtgaccaatcacaacaatGAACAGGATattcaagcaaacaaaaaaaggcaCAAGTAATATTTTTTCATGCCTAATTAGCTTTTTTGCAATGCAGTAACACTCTAAAATACTtctggtgttcatggttttctaTAAAGATTCATGGCAAATCAATATAAAACATTTACCAAAATTGATACAAGCTCTGCATGCCAACTAGCCGCACATTAgttccaaaaacaaaagctgttTTGATTAAGTGGTTTGTCACATTTGAATAACAACAACAGTGTTAAATTGCAAACAATAACTTTCACTTAACCTGCCACCTTTTCTGTCCTCAGAAAGTGTTTGATGCATATGAGGTTAAAGTCATACATCTTACATAgaccaaacaagaaaaaacaccatataaaatcaattttcaaaaaatatctTAATATTAATTTATGACTTTTACTATGTAACacaaatttctgacaaaaataaaatcataCATGGTGAATTGACAGTTGCAATACCTCATCGAAACAATCTACCATCTTGAAGTATATTTTAAGCCAATGAAAGAGAGAGTATGATTTAAAGTGGCCAAAAATGGTTAAGAATACAAACTTTTAAGTCCATGAAGAGAACTTTCAAAATCTTAATCTCCAGATATGGAGTGTTTTTCCACAGTTTTCAGCCAGCAAAGACTGTATTCAACTTGTATCTTGAATCTCATTGTGAACATCACATACAAGTTTTTGAGTACGTCAATGTGCTGACAAAGAAATCATTGAGCATGGATCAATGAtcatatcagatgaaaaacatGCCTTAAAACATAACTTAAGTCTAAATTAGAGCTATCTTCAGGTTTACTCAGCAAAGGCAAGTTATTGTCCTTTCTTAATAAGTGGTGTTGGAGAGGTGAAGAGAATTGGGCATCAAGTTTTGGTTATTAAACATTACTGAGTTGACAAGTAGGTTGCAAGACATCCAAACAATGCTTAGAAAGTGAATCCATGGTCAGAAACATTTTCTGCACCATGGAATACACTTGTAAAGACcaaataactttttaaaatgaagactttcagtttCAGAGTCTTAAACACGATTATTGAAAAATGGAGTACTGTTACATAATAGCAGCAAAAAGTAATACAAAGGAGCAAAGTCCAGTAGCATTAACTAAACAGCCACACATATATGGTTATGTAGTCAACAGCATATATGCCAACAGTAGCATGTATAAACCATGTGTTAACTTAAGAATTGGTAAAATAGAATGGGTAGagtttaaataaatattttatatgGTTAAATTTGGGGGTGGCTGTTCAAATCGTTTACTGTGACACTTGTGACTGTAGTTTTAAAAGGGGTCAAATTCAAGCAGTCCTGACAAAACAGATTTTGAGAGtcaaaatcaatcaataatgCATGCATGAATACCTAATAAATTAACGCCTTTGGTCCACCAGATgtaagtaaaaataacaataatcagTATCAAGAAAAAGACATcaactttcaattttttaaacaaaattgtaCAACAGAACAGCAGCTCATGTTGTGGAGGTATTGACAGAGAGAATCCGCACATCAAGGGATTTCATCCTCAcactcaaaaatgaaaaaaaaaaaaaactccccagttgattttgaaagaaaagggtAAATGGGCAGTGTCTAAGTGAGTTTCACCCTGCTTTTTGTGTTTCTTCCACACAATGAAGATTGCTTcatttataccatttatactaAGAATGCTCAATGCACACACATGCAGAACAAACTGAAGAAAGAAAGCTGAAGATAGAAAGTTGTATCTCAGGTTTCAGGCATAGGCAATCATCATACTAATAATGATCACATAGTACATGATCCTTTAGCCTGCAAAACAGGCACTttatttttgtggttttttttaGGCAAGCAAAAAGTGGAGCACTTCCTGTTGCAAGTCTCACATTCCACATCCACTACATGCACATCGACGACTGCCAAAAACAGTGTCTGTCCTGCAGGCTTGATACTTCTAATGGATTCTATGGAGAAGAACTTAAGGGAATTAAGAGGTTCTGTGCGCTGTGACAATTATAGTCAAGACAGGTTGGCCAGTTTAGAAGGATTGCATCACGTGAGTATAGTATACCATACCATAAGAAAAGATGTGAGATTACATCCACTTCATACACGACTTTATAGAGAAAACTGCTGCCCCATTCACTGAACaaagattttgccttcagtaaCTTGAAGGCACAACTCTCTTTCTGTACCCTTGCATAATTTTTGAGAGTTTAAATTTCTCCCTAGTAAAGGATTGGCACACTTTGTCTGTTGATCAGGGCAGCATGATTGCTGAAATATTGGGTCTAATTCTAATGAACAGCACTTCCACTGTTCTCTCAATTTTGTCTCACCTTATAAGACATTGCACAGGGAGTATCATCAACGATCCCTGGTGcagcacaacaacaacaaatccaACAATCATAAATACCACCATGCCTTCTACAGCTTAATCTGTATGCTAATGAACCAAAGTGTTAATAATAATTAGGCCAACATGAATGCACCCAATGAGTTCAGGGTCCGTAAGATAAAAGCGATGGTCCAACTACGAGGACGGAAAGGACAAAAGCCAACTCTCTTAGTACAGGGTAACataacttgtttgtttgttttggccatTAAGCACCAAAGCAGGGTGGTACTCCCCTACAACTGTTAGCATAACATGTCCGTGCTATTTGACAGCAATATCAGAGGGGAAGACATTATGTAATCAGAAGGGCCCTTCTCACTCTCCTAGAAAATTAAGTCTCGAAAAGCATTTTAAGGAGATCATTGCACTGCTATGGAACTGAACGATctattttttcactttaaaaagAGGGCGTATTGTTATTGGTAAACTTTCTGAGCCTACGAAAAGATGGCAAGCACCATTACTAATTCTATTCAcatttaattaataatattattgcttCTTTGGGTTTGGATGAAAATAAATAGCCTGAAAAGGACTTGATAAAACTTGCTCTTCGTCTGGTCGATAAGTGACCTCGTTGAGAATGCGTCGAGTTCATTAAACTTAAAACTGCAGTTCTACTTTTTGCTACATGATCTGAGCATTCAATCACCTACCATCAGCTGAGTAATTAATTTACACACGTGCAGGAAAGCGTGTTGGCTCCTTTTGTTTTGATCTGTGTGACAGGAACACGTTAGTTCCACTACTGGTAAGAGTTTGTTCTCATTACGCTGCTTTCAGAACTTAAAATCGTTCTTCCGAAACAGATTGGCCATTCTGTTGATCCCACTGTTCGATGGCGACGACTCTCGACACTCAATCCGATAGTTCTCTCCGTTGTTGTTGTCCCAAAATTCCATACCTTCCCCTTGAAAACGAACAGCAAACTCTACCACTCCGCCGGAAGCTAGAAAGTATTCGGGAAGCGTTAGAGCAAACGAAAATCTATCCGTTGAACCATCATTAGAGTCAGGTACATAAACTCCTTGAAGATCTGTGCTGGAAACCCAGCCATCCAAAGAGTATCTCACAGTGACCTCTTTGTGAAAGCAAATATTCTTTACCTTTATCGTTCCCCAGATGGAATTTTGCGAAGCTACGGCGTTCTCGAGAGAAACTGTTTGCTTTTCCAGTCTGTCTCGAAAACCATCCGAGGCAACCGGCTGAGAAAATCGCACATGTAATGTTTTTTTGGCCCGCTGCAGCTCGCGTTTGGTCATTTGAAGAGCTACGTGAATATTATATTCATCGTCGCTGTAAACAGAGACGAGAGGCTTTCCACAGCCATCCGCAAACTGCACGTTTTTTTTCCTCGGAGCAGGTAGAGATTTGTGCTTTCGCAGGATTGAATGGAAACCGTTTCCCCCGCCATTGCCGTCAAGTTCATCATCGTCAGCGAACGGAGGGAACACAGAATTCACCCTTCGCATGTTGGGAAAATCGTCCATGTTTGCCACGTGTTCCTCTTTGTTCTGGCATGAATTTCTCGCCTCCACTGACTACATTTACTTGACAAAATTTTGCACACATGCCACTTTACCAGCTATATATTGCGGCAAAGTGTGCGGGACTTCACGCTCTCAAAGCCTCAAAGCCCTGAAGCTCTGAAGTCACTTTGAAGTGATCTGATTGGTGGATAGTTTTCAGTCCAGGCGCCTTTCAGATTGAGCCATTAtcgaaataataaaaagtaaaaaaacttcCTGATCTTCTTGGTTGTTTATCAGGATATTTGGTAAATTCTAAATGTTTAAGATGTAATAAATATATCCTCCTTCGTTTTTATTAAATGCGTGTCAGTCACAAAATCAGTGCGTCAGTGCGAACAATTTAACTATTCTTTTGTGTCTTTTGTTGCGCatgcaaaaataagattttagTTTTATAAGGGGGAAATAAAAATGATTGGCAAATCTCTCTTGGGGCTTTATATTGTTTTGAACGCCCGTCCTGACAAAAAAGCCACGAAGTGGTATCCAGCTGCCCAGCGAAAGAGCGTACGTGACACGATGCAAATCACGCAATCCTGTTAAATATGTTCAAAACTTTCTGCTGCAAGTacggtttgaaataaaaaaatgaaccaAAGACTTGACACTGAAGCGAacacgaaaaaacaaaagaaagaaataaaaaggaaaaactgcaGATTTGCAAGAAACTACCACAGAGTTGGGAAGGGGATAAAACGCTATGTTGTCTATTTCTGCCTTAAAATTGGAGGGGAAATAGGAACAACTACTAAAACCGCTTTATGGCATAATTATACAGATATGTTTATATCGAATAGGGTTTGAAGAATCGTCTTTCTCAATGAAAGAAAGCACTCTAGAAACTATTACGCTGCAGCCTCTGTAGTTGGTCACATGGTGTGCCAGTCCGGAAATgtttagaaaacaaaactaaaacaaggaaGGGAAACTATTGGCAACCCTTTAGAGAGAGGGTGCGGCCGTGACTTTCAGTTTCAAGTCTTGTAGCTGTTTGTTTTAGCCCACAAAactattcatttttttcttcaactaAAAcatttgtagttttgttttgtggattggtttgcctgcgtgcagacgtctcctatttcctttgttgcacgcggaaaaggaaataggagacgtctgcacgcaggcaatggATGGGTCAGGACTTCAAGAAACGaagtaacctgcgatcaggcgattttttttttttttggcgggggaaaaaaaaaaacttcccccgccaaaaaaaaaaaaaaaaatcgcctgatcgcaggttagaaACGAAGCTCTGGCCATGCTGTCATGTTGGTTTCTTGAATTAGAACTTATGACGGCCAAAGTTAGGGATGACATAACTGGAAAGTTGGCACGCACGTAAACAACTATATTGACATCTGACCTTTAAATGAAATAAGTGGTCGTTTCTTTACGTTTATGCTGCACGAGGTTTTCATGCGCAGCTCAAGAGCTtcctttcaataaaaaaaaaatgtatcgaATGTCATCGAGTGTCAGGGAAGCGGGGGGGAGGCATGGATACCACTCCGTTGTTTACTTACACTGCGAACAGTGGTTTCTCTAGGCCAGACGCTACGCTACGCAGGGAGAGAAACGTAGCGTAGCGTCCGgtctggagaaaccactgctcgctgGGTAAGAATTTCTTCaggtttgtttaaaaaaaacacacaaacacacatCATCACATTGTgcgcgtttttttttgtttatgaaGGCAGGTAATAGCACATAGATGAAGTTATAGATAGATGAAGAATAAATACTGAATTAATAACTGATAATTGCCATAGAATATTCTCAACCAATACAATGCTTTTTATTACCTAATTAGCCTAGATCACGGCGATAAATATTAAGCTCATTGAAGTTCAGGAGCAAGTGTGGGAAATCAAGGAAAACCATCGCGCCGTCTGTTTGGCAGTTTTTGCAGTCCTACAAatgttgttttcgttgttctTAAATCGCTCGAGAGAGAAAGAGCGAGATGACATCCATGTTCTAAGAAGATTACTCACACACAAAGATTGCCATTTCCAGCAACAATACGCCCAAATACTGGAGAATACTCGGTGCATACGCCACGGCACGGACACCCGGTGCGACAGCCGTGCGGCGTCAAGATGGAGCTCAAATTTTGTTTCGGGCGAGTGATGTTCCTTTGAGAACGAGAGTTCTCGTTCCGTCTTGTGGTAAGCTCAATTCGCGCACGTTCTCCGAGGAAAGTGGTACAGATTTCCCCCAGGATGAGAGAAATGCACGTGTTAGTTGATTCTATGCGGGTCGaatattttaaagagttttGGACCGTACTGACCATCTTTCGCCATCCATGCTTTGTTCCCCGCTTCGTAACCACTCCTCGGTTATTTGTCATGCGCGTACTCTTAACTTGCGCGGATTCCCGCGAGGATGAGATGACTGCTAGGGTTTGGTAATATTCTGCAAGTCAGATAGAATTGACGGACGATACCGAGCTTCCAATTCCTGCATGAATGTCAATTGTTCAGCAACTTTGAAATTGGGGATTGGGTTTTCCTgaaacaaaaggcaaaaaatatgaaaaaaacttgtttgtttgattgtttgtttttttaaaaaagggaggTTGCATAGCTGTTCAACCACTGGCGtaaactttctcaaagtccttttTCAGCTTTGCTTACATTTTTCGCGCCGGACTTGTGGCGGCCGAGTCAACATTAGTGTGGATTTACGTAAAcgctttaaaaaaacaatggttATTTACTCATTCGACACTTTAGAGACAAGAAGGGAACTAGAGCCGAAATGCATCCcgcaatagaccttattcacgataaccaccatctttgcacgcgctcaAGGACTGATAGGATTAAGGCAATGTCACGGGGTTTCTCAAGGGGCAGACAAGAGAAAAATATTGCCAATGGAAGAAATCGCGGTGGAGTTTAAGACGATATAATGTCCCCAAatggaaagcttgctcgcaggctaaatcTTATCGCTCCGAAGAAGGCCAAACATCGAAAGAGAGGGAAAACTCGAATttaattgaaataaagaaaaatagacCGCCACCGGTCCTCCTTCTTTCCTTACAGCCACttacagcaaaagaaaaaggtaattaTTCAAATTAATAGTAAAAAGGAGAGTAGAAGAAATTGGGGCGGAGAGGGAAAGCCTAAAAGAAAAACTAACGGCGTCATGTAACGGCTAAAGAAGTTTCACTTGAATGGCTACATCATAAGATAATGTTCACTGGCACTAAATTTAGATTTATACCACATCTTCTCTTGATTATCTCCGTTTGTAAAGAAATGAATGGAAGCCTACTCTTTAGCGTTTAATGTGCAGTTCATTGCCATCTACCTTTAAGAAGATTAGAAGCTGCTGTTGCTGCGTTTTTCGTAGAATGTCTTGTTGTAAATGACGTAAAACTGCAATACAAAAGTACacctgaaaaataataaaaatgaaaaataataagattaaTAAAAAGATcaacagtttttaaaatttatttcataaaaATAGCCCACAACTTGCTCCTACATTATGACGCGCTTCTTTGAACATCTTATAGTACCTGATAATCAATGCCCATTGTGAGACAAGTACAAATGTACAAACAGATCTCGTCCCAATCAAGGTAGTTCCAGAAACATTGACGTAACCAGTGCTGACAGATCTGGAGTGAATAAGGCAAAAAAATCTATGAAAACAAAGCATAAACATCCCTGCAAATAATACTTTATTTAAGAAAGAGTATATACCCGACCAGCACCTCGGTTTAGTCGGACATCCCGGGAACAAATTAAGGTGACTTTCAATGAAAATTGCAACTTCAAAATAAtagtttttcagtattttatcAGTCCGGTTATCGTGTCCGACTGCTGATAGGATTTCGTTAACCTAGGTATCATGCAAAGACTTTTCATTTTGACGAGTCCAGCTTTTCATGGTGACCGCGATTTGTCTCCCAAGGCTGCAGCCTTTGGCAGAAGATGTCTCAGCCTCAGCGGCCGACCTATAAATTTCCCGccacgcgaaaaaaaaaatctcattgGAACCCTGGAAAGGATTTTGTCAAACAAGAGCTCTGATAAAATGAAAAGGTGAGCTTCAAAAGCCTTTTCCCGAGGAGaactcaacaacaacaacaaccacaacaacaacaaggctGGGTTTCCGACGCGAcatagcctgcaagcaagctctccactcggggagtcgcgagaagtcacgcaagagccgcacgcgaaaggagacgcaAATCTGCTTCGCTCGCCATAATTGGAGAGCTTGGGGGAATAGCctacgttcgatatattaaaattttaacatgacgccgaggctttagggtcaaaattgcaaatttttcatgacTCCGTTGTCTCGCAATTGCCAGAacagacttgagcacaaagaaaaccgaaccaaatatggaaaaaagccagaaagcctcggagtcatgttagtttttcattctctcttggtttttcataataggctgatttcgcaacagaacgggaacgtcatttgacgcccggaaagcgcgcggaaaggactaaactcgacttccggtgcccaagtggccgctctgccattggtcaaacCAGCTGTTTAATATGCGCGCGCCGTCGtaaactgacgttcccgttctgttgctaaaacAGCCTAATATAacgaacgtgggctattgctGGCAGGGATCAGACCTCTCTCTCCAGGCCCCTGCTTGCCAACGCTGCTCCCCGTCAAGCCACTTTCCTTTGCACACAGATGCTAGGTTCACACGCTACTGGTCGAATTTTTGACCGGCCGAAAATTCGTACGGTTAGGTACTTCGTTCACAAGGAACCGCGCTAACCGTACAAAAATTTGAACGCAAAgacgttcaaaaatttgaacgtTAAAACCGAGGTCAAAGTTTTGACCGGTACGGTCGAAAATTTGAACGGCAAGGTGTGAAAACCATGACCggctaaatttttttgtcaaaaaaggcGTGGCTGCATGGATGCGTGGTTACACAGCtggaaaaagagaggaaaattACCAGCCTGTCCCTTAAGCCTGTACACAGcgttgctttatttttctttatcacgcgcgctcgaaggactttgaagagaaaacagagggtctgtgaacaggctagaaaATTACGAACAGATATTGCGAACATGGATTTACGAGTCGTGGTATTACTCACTTTCCTTGGAAATATTACGGTTCGACAGTCAAGTGTGAACAGcgcaaaaatattgaacggttccGTGTAAACAAGTGTCCGGCCAAATTTTTtagccggtcgaaaattcgacCGCTACGGTGAGAAAGTAGCCTCAATTAATTTTGTCAccggaaaatgaaaaaaaaaattattctgcaGACCTGTCGTTAATGTGACAGGAATGTCactttttgaaatgcaaattttcttCAGCTTCAACCTCTCTTAGCTTGTTTATATAAGGACGCCAAAAATACTCAAGGAGTAAATTAATGCCTCTAGGGAAAATGTTCGACGTTACTTAAAATTCCTTTAACATATCTGACCTGAAACTGCAGTAGTGTAGAAAGCGACCACGAGTTTATTTTTGAACAGGAGTGGTCACTAATGTCTCTCTTAAAAGGTTCGTGAAAAAAAATCCCCTCGGGGTATTCTTCATATAAACTGTAGCGATGAAATACAAACAGTTTTAGACGCCCGAACACTCAAGACTGGCACTCAGTTGAATAGAAAAACGGCATATTAGCCTAAGTAACATTTAAATGTTTAAGTCAAAACCTGAAGAATAAGAACGCGAGTCCTAACTAACAAACCAGTCCACTGTTTGTTCTGTTATCTGATTCTTTCATCATAtttattgaaacctcgatcttgaatgtaaacatcAACAGCTTTAACGACCCAGTTAATGAAAACGGTCAAAACGGGCGCCTGGTCGCTGTAAATAAAGAGTGGTTCCTTAATAGAGGTTCAACTGTGTTTGAGGATTTTTAACGTTTTGGCCCAGGACCCAGTTAACCAAAAGGTTGTTAAAGCAATCcaatggataaatctctatccagtggataaagcAAACGGTTTTCctagtggatagcgctatcccaCTTTTGACCATCTGGGGCCTGAGAATTCACACGTACATTTTTATCACTAAAGTCATCAAATGCCGACTGCTTTCTCGGTTTGCTAATGAATATTTCATACAACTCAGTTTCTCCTTGCGTCATATACAGTTCATAACCTTCCCAAAATAAACGTTTCAAAACCTGAAAACTCAGCTTGTCAGAAAGAGACGTAAAAAGGTAATTTCAATGAAAACAGCGAAGTCTATCGTGGATTATCGTAGTCAGCGAACTCGGTTGTTGACGTGTAAGACGATCATGGCCTGCTCGCGATCTTTCCTGAGTTTAATCTACACTCTTTCTGTTCTGGTTACACTTGGTCCTGCCTACTGTAAAGTCTCTAATGCTTCTCAGGGCACCCAAGTGAAAGACAGCGCACCTAACGTGTACAATACTTACAATACGTTTTGCACAGGGCTCAGCAAGAAGATCGAAGTCTTGCTACATGATGTTAAGAACGAGTTAAGCGAGATGAGGGAGGAAATCAGGTctttaaaggaaaacaacacGACCTCTCAAGGTAATATCTTGTCTTCGCGCTGAAAATCACCATTTGAGTTTACAGTGGAATAACGAGTTTTGAACCACCTTGGCAAAGGCAAATTGGTTCGAATTATACGCAGGTTTGAAAAATCGGGGGTAAAATTACAGAGTTTGAAGTGAATGGATGTTAGGTTTGGCTCGAATTATCGGGGATTTCGAAAAACCGAGAGCTCGAGAAATCGGGATTCTACTGTATAACTACACACCAAGGAAATACATACAAAGATTAGTCCACCTTTGACACCAAATCAAAAACGAACAACCCAAGTGTTACCAAAGAAACAgtatttgcattttatttttagggtACAGGAACTGCGCGGAACTTTACAAAGCTGGACAACGAAAGAGCGGTGTCTACACAATCAACCCTGACAATGCCGGAGCTTTCGATGTTTATTGTGACCAAACAACAGCCGGTGGAGGGTGGACAGTGCTCCAAAAGAGACTAGACGGCTCGGTTGATTTCTACCGCGGCTGGGATGATTACAAACGAGGCTTTGGGAATCTAAATGGTGAATTTTGGCTCGGCCTGGACAAGATTCACCGCCTGACGATATTACGAAGCAGGCTTCGGGTGGATCTTGAGGACACGAACGGAAAAACGGCTTACGCTGAGTATGATTTTT encodes:
- the LOC140927385 gene encoding glycogen-binding subunit 76A-like — its product is MDDFPNMRRVNSVFPPFADDDELDGNGGGNGFHSILRKHKSLPAPRKKNVQFADGCGKPLVSVYSDDEYNIHVALQMTKRELQRAKKTLHVRFSQPVASDGFRDRLEKQTVSLENAVASQNSIWGTIKVKNICFHKEVTVRYSLDGWVSSTDLQGVYVPDSNDGSTDRFSFALTLPEYFLASGGVVEFAVRFQGEGMEFWDNNNGENYRIECRESSPSNSGINRMANLFRKNDFKF
- the LOC140927389 gene encoding fibrinogen C domain-containing protein 1-like isoform X2 — its product is MQRLFILTSPAFHGDRDLSPKAAAFGRRCLSLSGRPINFPPREKKNLIGTLERILSNKSSDKMKSICILFLGYRNCAELYKAGQRKSGVYTINPDNAGAFDVYCDQTTAGGGWTVLQKRLDGSVDFYRGWDDYKRGFGNLNGEFWLGLDKIHRLTILRSRLRVDLEDTNGKTAYAEYDFFGVSSERSKYKLSLGTYSGTAGDSLGRHRGYGFTTKDRDNDSWNQNCASRFKGAWWYSDCIISSLNGVYLHGKHSKSWEGMVWVSWKGANYSVKRAEMKIRPVKA
- the LOC140927389 gene encoding fibrinogen C domain-containing protein 1-like isoform X1, translating into MACSRSFLSLIYTLSVLVTLGPAYCKVSNASQGTQVKDSAPNVYNTYNTFCTGLSKKIEVLLHDVKNELSEMREEIRSLKENNTTSQGYRNCAELYKAGQRKSGVYTINPDNAGAFDVYCDQTTAGGGWTVLQKRLDGSVDFYRGWDDYKRGFGNLNGEFWLGLDKIHRLTILRSRLRVDLEDTNGKTAYAEYDFFGVSSERSKYKLSLGTYSGTAGDSLGRHRGYGFTTKDRDNDSWNQNCASRFKGAWWYSDCIISSLNGVYLHGKHSKSWEGMVWVSWKGANYSVKRAEMKIRPVKA